A part of Mesoplodon densirostris isolate mMesDen1 chromosome 10, mMesDen1 primary haplotype, whole genome shotgun sequence genomic DNA contains:
- the LOC132497321 gene encoding LOW QUALITY PROTEIN: POM121-like protein 2 (The sequence of the model RefSeq protein was modified relative to this genomic sequence to represent the inferred CDS: inserted 6 bases in 3 codons) codes for MGTYVGELGLSPSSPAGGRTDLSERPLNRRPAQPLHQVPRVQHVHRAHPAPRHRPARRLPNWDPTSPNACVLNEAWRRFPMNRSRNSIMGPHPSWWESYFKRSIWSLRHPRATWSPVTIRLAPRERTAPPSTAPAEVTNSAGVSPSEKPPDPCAKETVLRALRECKKGKVRWEEPLFHESLDSKRRIPETRPSAIKPLMQNGVRTSFVPSPEPLKRSLDCWGSDHSLNNGPSCSSMDSLASTHTGGPLSSQRNAIASSYSSSRDFSEPWKRSIPSTSLQIPEWPIKRXKNIGDPSQSPVPLVSDESPETSGSSGQQNQIPLLLSSPGRLLSPTPPPQLGYAVPEDLALGKKAGLQRSNKAREDTTEVTTDSVPDTWSAIQPLLSQGTDPQLESLHKMQKSPSPLAFPQPTGEAISVAHSPLKTASLLASHGCSQSEPLSGTSSDSKPTTTFILLTLVSPTAPVTDXPSASQAAIPQDSPAIIPAAPTMQSTLFGLISSPAPHLPASAPPVATSADRMSKPILGLPANSEIGGSSYSRISSTAAASSPPGISTPTFKPVFGSIRPLKTMPVRAPFSFKQTSPPPTPASTRLFQGLVKATTVVMSTTPASTSKGSFKPPLGFGVVNVTSTMGSTCSIPSTCPPFPLGAACAFRASFSPAAGFTFPLCQCPTVPTVHTVTIFSQVLPSAVQISPTRSTANFSTVGSPLASSALVTTNQPALSSRISSSTSAFTIPLESCSRPPFPLSLGATPQPAFGAAYVQKQEAPQPALGPSFRSSSIIGNSTVASSIPTPIPAQPPFRGTMQSAFGGVAPSASTFHILASFRPAFDSTPVGXPFGQANENGLGVVTPTHRSGACGSVFGSTAPRPFDFGGLVSPTDCEETGISVTAPDVSSSSGALSTGAVPSGSTSTITPLGKGWGPNNQGWTSQGTPFALGKASISARQTMFGDPCMAPFAQSTPVTGSFKAGSSLGFGMPSPPPQGSVGRRPFRSSAPSFSIGAKSKTPKNREQGHSRRHHAHKK; via the exons ATGGGCACTTACGTGGGCGAGCTGGGACTCTCGCCGTCGTCCCCAGCAGGGGGGCGCACAGACTTGTCGGAGAGGCCCTTGAACCGCCGGCCAGCTCAGCCCCTTCATCAGGTCCCCCGGGTTCAGCACGTCCATCGTGCCCACCCTGCCCCTCGGCACAGACCTGCGAGGAGGCTGCCGAACTGGGATCCTACCAGTCCCAACGCGTGCGTGCTCAATGAGGCTTGGAGGCGCTTTCCCATGAACAGGTCCCGGAATTCCATCATGGGGCCTCATCCCTCATGGTGGGAAAGTTACTTCAAGCGGAGTATCTGGTCTCTCCGGCACCCCAGGGCAACATGGAGCCCGGTGACCATCAGGCTCGCTCCTCGTGAGCGGACAGCGCCCCCCTCCACTGCCCCAGCAGAGGTAACGAACTCTGCAGGGGTCTCACCTTCTGAGAAGCCCCCAGACCCATGTGCGAAGGAGACAGTGCTGAGGGCCCTCAGAGAGTGCAAGAAGGGGAAAGTGAGGTGGGAAGAACCACTGTTCCATGAGAGCTTGGACAGTAAGAGAAGGATTCCAGAGACCAGACCATCTGCGATTAAGCCTCTGATGCAAAATGGAGTCCGCACTTCTTTTGTGCCCAGCCCTGAGCCTCTGAAGAGAAGCCTCGACTGCTGGGGCTCAGATCACAGCTTGAataacgggcccagctgctcctccaTGGACTCCTTGGCCAGCACACACACAGGTGGCCCCCTTAGCTCCCAAAGAAATGCTATTGCAAGCTCTTACAGCTCTTCTAGAGATTTCTCTGAGCCTTGGAAGAGAAGTATCCCCAGTACATCACTCCAGATACCAGAGTGgccaataaaaag aaagaacattgGTGATCCGTCTCAGTCTCCAGTCCCACTGGTATCAGATGAGTCCCCAGAAACATCTGGCAGCTCTGGGCAGCAAAATCAGATTCCCCTGCTTCTATCAAGCCCTGGGAGGCTGCTGTCCCCGACTCCACCTCCTCAGCTTGGTTATGCAGTCCCCGAAGACCTGGCCTTAGGGAAGAAAGCTGGACTCCAacggagcaacaaagccagaGAAGATACGACTGAGGTCACCACAGACTCTGTCCCTGACACTTGGTCTGCTATTCAGCCTCTCCTGTCCCAGGGCACTGATCCTCAGTTGGAAAGCTTACATAAAATGCAGAAGTCTCCAAGTCCACTGGCCTTCCCACAACCTACCGGAGAGGCAATCAGTGTGGCCCACTCGCCTCTGAAGACAGCGAGCCTGCTGGCCTCGCATGGGTGCTCACAGTCAGAGCCCCTTTCAGGCACCTCTTCAGACTCAAAACCCACAACTACATTCATCCTTCTGACCCTTGTTTCTCCCACAGCACCAGTCACCGA ACCTTCAGCCTCTCAGGCTGCCATACCCCAAGACTCACCTGCCATTATCCCTGCAGCACCCACTATGCAAAGCACTTTGTTTGGACTGATCAGCAGCCCAGCTCCCCATCTTCCTGCATCTGCGCCTCCTGTTGCAACTTCTGCTGACCGCATGTCAAAACCCATTTTGGGGCTCCCAGCCAATAGTGAAATAGGAGGCTCCTCATATTCCAGAATTTCAAGCACAGCTGCAGCATCTTCACCTCCGGGTATCTCAACTCCCACCTTCAAGCCTGTCTTTGGCAGCATAAGACCACTTAAAACTATGCCCGTGAGAGCTCCTTTCTCTTTCAAGCAGACCTCTCCTCCACCTACTCCTGCTTCTACCCGTCTCTTCCAAGGCCTGGTCAAGGCTACAACTGTAGTCATGTCCACCACCCCAGCCAGCACATCCAAAGGCTCCTTTAAGCCACCTTTGGGATTTGGTGTAGTGAATGTCACCAGTACCATGGGCAGCACTTGCTCTATCCCTTCCACTTGCCCCCCTTTCCCACTCGGGGCTGCCTGTGCCTTCAGGGCCAGCTTCTCCCCAGCTGCAGGCTTCACTTTCCCACTGTGCCAGTGTCCAACCGTTCCTACTGTGCACACAGTCACCATCTTTAGCCAGGTTCTTCCCAGTGCTGTCCAGATATCCCCTACGAGGAGCACTGCCAATTTTAGCACCGTGGGTAGCCCTCTGGCATCTTCAGCCCTAGTAACCACCAACCAGCCTGCATTGTCATCCAGGATCTCCAGTTCGACCTCAGCATTCACAATTCCATTGGAGTCATGCTCAAGGCCACCTTTCCCACTATCCCTGGGAGCCACTCCCCAACCTGCATTTGGGGCTGCATATGTGCAGAAGCAAGAAGCCCCACAACCGGCCCTTGGCCCAAGCTTCCGTAGCTCTTCCATTATTGGAAACTCAACAGTGGCCTCCTCAATCCCAACACCGATTCCAGCCCAACCACCCTTCAGGGGTACCATGCAGTCGGCCTTTGGGGGTGTGGCACCATCGGCCTCCACctttcacatccttgccagcttCCGGCCGGCCTTTGACAGCACTCCAGTAGG TCCCTTTGGTCAAGCTAATGAGAATGGTTTGGGAGTTGTCACCCCAACCCACCGGAGTGGGGCGTGTGGCTCAGTGTTTGGCAGCACAGCCCCACGACCATTTGACTTTGGGGGATTAGTGAGCCCTACGGACTGTGAGGAGACTGGGATCAGCGTCACTGCCCCAGACGTGAGCTCCAGTTCTGGAGCACTCAGCACTGGAGCAGTGCCAAGTGGGAGCACTAGCACCATCACACCCTTGGGGAAAGGCTGGGGCCCAAACAACCAGGGCTGGACCAGCCAGGGCACACCTTTTGCCTTGGGGAAGGCCAGCATTTCTGCAAGACAAACTATGTTTGGAGACCCCTGCATGGCCCCCTTTGCTCAGAGCACCCCTGTCACTGGATCATTTAAGGCAGGCAGCAGCCTTGGCTTTGGGATGCCCTCTCCACCGCCCCAGGGCTCTGTTGGGAGAAGACCTTTCAGATCATCAGCCCCTTCATTTTCCATTGGTGCAAAATCAAAAACCCCAAAGAATAGGGAGCAAGGGCATTCCCGAAGGCATCATGCCCACAAGAAATAA